Within the Bradyrhizobium cosmicum genome, the region GTTTGCAGATGCGCGGCGAGAAGCCGGCCCATGACGTCGGTGGAGCCGCCGGCCGCAGCCGGTACGATAATGCGGACCGTTTCGGTCGGCTTCCAGTCCGCCAGGCTCGATCGCGGCAGGATCGCAGCGGCCGAGAGGCCAGCGGCGCCGGTGAGCACCTGACGGCGGGACAGAAATTTTGTCTCGAGTTTCTTGGGTAGTTTGTTGGGCACGAATCCACTCCCTGCTTTTTGCTTTGCAGGGAGCGTATGGAACCCGACGCTCAACGGCAAGTCGCACGCGACGACAAGTGCCGCGCGGAGGGCGGCACGACGCCGCAGGCTGAATGCTCAGTTAAAGCTGAGCAGCTTGAACAGCGGCGCGAGGTAACTCATCTCCTGGCCCGACGTCGCGGTGGTCCGGCTGATGAAGTCGAAGATCTTGCCGTCCTGGAGGCCGTAATTCGCCAGCCGGCGCACACGCCGATTCTTGTCGAAGTAGACGGCGATGACGCGCTGGTCGACCACCTTCTGGTTCATGAAGGCGACCACGCGCTCCGAGCGCTGCGAGATATAGTAGAACACCTCACCGTCGAGGGTTGCGACCGTGGAGGGCGTGCCCATCACGATCAGCACCTGATCCTGGCTCGCGCCGATCGGAATCTGCTCCAGGGCGCCAGGCGGCAGGATGTAACCCTTCTGGAACTGCTCGCCGGTGCAGCCCGCAAGAGCAACGCCGACGGCCGCCATGGCCGCGAACAGGCGCAGGCCGCGCCAGCGTGCTTGAAAGCCGCGCAGCTTGTCCGCGCGCCGGCTGATCTGGTTCGTTATCGTCATAGCGGAACTGATTCCGTCCCCTTGCGTCGCGCGAGGCGCTGAAGTACCGGGCGGAGGCTGCAATTGCAACACGCGCACGCCCGCTTGCGGAACCCACAATGGTTTGGCCGTTCAATCACTTCAGGAAACCCCGGCAAGCCCCGCGCGGCACCATTGAAGCCATCTATGGCATGATCGTGACGCAGGCGCGAGAACCCATATTTTACCGCGACTTGGGGGTACCCGATACGGTTAACGGGCGTTTCGACCTGTTGCTGCTCCATCTCTGGCTGCTGCTGCGCCGCCTGCGCACGGCTCAAGGCGCCACCGAGCTGTCGCAAGCGCTGTTCGACCGCTTCTGCGAGGACATGGACGACAACCTGCGCGAGATGGGGGTGGGCGACCAGACCGTGCCGAAGCGGATGCGAGCCTTCGGCGAGGCCTTTTACGGCCGCATGCAGGCCTACGACCAGGCCGCGGAAAGCGGCAGCGAGGCGCTGGCGTCGGCCATTTGCAGGAATATCTTGAACGGGGATGGCCTCGACCAGGCGCGGCAGCTCGCGGCCTACGCCCGGGCCACCGAGGCCGATCTTGGCCGGGCCGATGAAGCAGCCCTGCTGAGCGCCTCCTTCAGGTTTCCCCCAGCGCTGACCGAGGACATGACGCGATGAGCCGACCGAACGCCGAATCCGTACCCGATCCCTGGCGGTCTCCCGTCAGCGTCGTGCAGATCCCCGACACCGGCCTGCATCGCAAGCTCAAGGCATCGGCCGACGAACTGCAGGCCATCGCCGAGGTCGGAGGGCTGCGGGAGGTCCTCTCCGCCGAGGCCGCCTTTGACGTCGTGCCCAGGAGCGGCGGCCGATTCGAGGTCACCGGCCACGTCCGCGCCCGGATCGGCCAGACCTGCGTGGTCACCCTCGACCCGATCGAGAGCGAGATCGACGAGAAGGTGGACCTGGTGTTCGCCCCCGAAGCCGAGGTTCGGAAGATGTCCGACCTGATCGAGGAGGGCGAGGACGGCGCGGAGCCGCCGGAGGTGGTCGATCCCCCAGAAGCGATCCGCAATGGAATCATCGACCTTGGCCGGATCGCGACCGACGCGCTGTTCCTGGCGGTCAATCCCTACCCGCGCAAGGAGGGGGCCGTGTTCGAGGCCGAAGTCATCGCCCCCGATCCGGAGGACCATCCGTTCGCGGCGCTGAAGGCGCTTCAGGACAGCAAGAAGGGCAAATAGCTGGGCATTCCCCGCTGCACCCGCTTTGCTACGGAGCGCGAGGCGCTTGCAGGAGAAGTTTGAAAGGTCGGGTTATCTATCTGATTTTCATGTGTTTCTCTTGAAATCAGGTCTGCGCTGACAAATCGCCCGGCATGCAAAAGGCTGGGGGCAAGAGGTTGTTTCGGGATAGCAAAACGCTATTGTCGCGCCCCGGTCGGGGCGCGGCGTGGCGCCTGACCGGTCGCCATGTCCATGGCGCATCCATTCCCGCGGCCCGCTCGTTCAAGACCGCACCAGATCAGGTTTTCCAGGACTTTTATGCCAAGCAAGGTTCGCATTGCGCTCGACGCCATGGGGGGCGACTCCGGCGCCGCCGTGGTCATTCCGGGCGCTGCCATCTCGCTCGGCAGGCATCGCGACACCGAGTTCCTGCTGGTCGGGGACCGCGCCAAGATCGAGCCCGAGCTCGATCGGCATCCCCAGCTCAAGGCGGTCTCGAAGATCATCCATACCGATGTCGCGGTCAGCGGCTCGGACAAGCCGAGCCAGGCGCTGCGGCGCGGTCGCAGGACCTCCTCGATGTGGCTTGCGATCGACGCGGTGAAGCAGGGCGAGGCGGATGTCGCGGTCTCCGCCGGCAATACCGGCGCGCTGATGGCGATGTCGCGCTTCCACCTGCGCACGCTGAAGGGCATCGACCGTCCGGCGATCACGGGGATATGGCCGACCAAGCGCGGCGAGTCCGTCGTGCTCGACCTCGGCGCGACCATCGGCGGTGACGCCCACCATCTGGTGTCGCTCGCGGTCATGGGCGCTGCGATGGCCAGCGTGCTGTTCGACAAGAAACGGCCCACGGTCGGCCTGCTCAACATCGGGGCCGAGGAGATCAAGGGGCACGAGGAGATCCGCGAAGCCAGCGAGATCCTGCGTGCGCGTAACCTGCCGGAGCTCGACTATGTCGGCTTCATCGAGGGCGACGGCATCGGCAAGGGGCTGGCCGACGTGATCGTCACCGAAGGTTTCAGTGGCAACATTGCGCTCAAGGCCGCCGAGGGAACCGCGCGGCAGATGGCGGAATTGCTCCGCAACGAGATCCAGCGGAGCTGGCTGTCCAGGCTTGGCTATGTCTTTGCGCGCAGCGCCTTCCAGGCCCTGCGCAACAAGATGGACCCGAGCAAGTCCAACGGCGGCGTGTTCCTGGGTTTGAACGGATTGGTGGTCAAGAGCCATGGCGGAACCAGCGCCGAAGGCTTTGCCTATGCGATCGATGTTGGCTATGAGATGGCTCACTACGATCTCCTGAACAAGATCAATCAGATGCTCAACCGCGAGGGTGGTGCACTCAATTTCGTGCAGCCCGCGCCGGAGGATGTTTCGTGACTCAAATTCGTTCGGTCGTGCTGGGCTGCGGCTCTTATCTGCCGGAGCAGGTGGTGACCAACGCCCAATTGGCGGCGCGCATCGACACGTCCGACGAGTGGATCGTGCAGCGCACCGGCATTCGCGAACGGCATATCGCGGCCGAGGGCGAGTTCACCTCGCATCTGGCGATCAAGGCGGCGCAGGCCGCGCTCACCGATGCCGGCCTCGACGCCCAGTCGATCGACCTGATCGTGCTGGCGACCTCGACGCCCGACAACACTTTCCCGGCGACTGCGGTCGCCGTGCAGCACGGGCTCGGCATCAACCATGGCGCGGCGTTCGACCTGCAGGCGGTGTGCTCCGGCTTCGTGTTCGCGCTCGCCACGGCCGACAATTTCCTGCGCACCGGCGCCTTCAAGCGCGCGCTGGTGATCGGCGCGGAGACCTTCTCGCGCATCCTCGACTGGAATGATCGCGGCACCTGCGTGCTATTCGGCGACGGTGCCGGCGCGGTCGTGCTGGAGGCGCAGGAGCAGCCCGGCAATGCGGCGACCGACCGCGGCGTCGTGACCACGCATTTGCGCTCCGACGGCCGGCACAAGGCAAAACTGTTCGTCGACGGCGGGCCGTCCTCGACCCAGACCGTCGGCCATCTGCGCATGGAGGGCCGCGAGGTCTTCAAGCATGCGGTCGGCATGATCACCGACGTGATCGTCGACGCCTTCGAGGCGACCGGGCTCAATGCCGACAGCATCGACTGGTTCGTGCCGCACCAGGCCAACAAGCGAATCATCGACGCCTCCGCTCACAAGCTGCACATCGCGCCGGAGAAGGTGGTGCTGACGGTGGACCGTCACGGCAACACCTCGGCCGCCTCGATCCCGCTGGCCCTGTCGGTGGCGCGAAAGGACGGCCGCATCAAGCGTGGCGACGCGGTCCTGATGGAGGCGATGGGCGGCGGCTTCACCTGGGGTTCGGCCCTGGTGCGCTGGTAGCGCCGCAATCGATCAAATTTTGCCGGAATCAGCACCCATTATCGATGCGTCTGCATTGATGAGCGCTGTTGACCGCCGTATCGTAACCTCATAATTTCAGACAACAATTGTTCGCCGTGATGTGGGGCAGGGCGATGACTGATCAAAGTAAAACCGTAACGCGTGTTGATCTCTGCGAGGCCGTCTACCAGAAGGTGGGGCTGTCGCGGACGGAATCGTCTGCGTTCGTGGAACTCGTGCTGAAGGAGATCACCGACTGCCTCGAGAAGGGCGAGACGGTGAAACTGTCCTCGTTCGGCTCCTTCATGGTGCGCAAGAAGGGTCAGCGTATCGGCCGTAACCCGAAGACCGGCACCGAGGTGCCGATTTCGCCGCGGCGGGTGATGGTGTTCAAGCCGTCGGCGATCCTGAAGCAGCGGATCAATGGCCAGCATCGGGCCAATGGCGACGCCACCAAGGCTCAACCCGAGGCGTAAGCCGCCTCGCGCGAAGGATTAGGCATTTGGACAAGGCGCCGGATGCGTTCCGAACCATCAGCGAAGTAGCGCAGGAACTCGACATTCCGCAGCATGTGCTGCGGTTCTGGGAGACCCGATTCTCCCAGATCAAGCCGATGAAGCGCAGCGGCGGACGCCGCTATTACCGCCCCGACGATGTCGACCTGCTCAAGGGTATCCGCCGTCTGCTCTACGGGGAGGGCTACACCATCCGCGGTGTGCAGCGGATCCTCAAGGAGCACGGCGTCAAATCGGTGCAGGGCCTTGCCGACAGCTCGGCCGCGGTCTCGTTCGGCGCCATCGAGGATGCCATCGGGGCGAGCCTGATGGAGCCCGAGGAGGAGTCGCCCATCAAGGGCGTCACCGAGGCCGACGAGGACGATTACCAGGGCGACGAAGAGGAAGGCATCGACTTCCGCTTCACTGAGGTCGACGACGAGGACATCCTCACCACCTTCCGCAAGGGCGGCACCCCGGCCGCACCCGCCGGCCCCAGCGCACTGGACCGCGAGCGGCTGGCACGGGCGCTTGCCGACCTCGTTGCCTGCAGGGAAATGCTGGATCAGGCTCTGGGCGAGGGTTGAGAGCGACCGTCGAACATGGGGCAGCGTCCGCAGCGGGCCTATCCCGACCGTTAAGCCACCCGACCGATGCTTTGAGAAAAATGGTCGGAGCGAGAGGATTTGAACCTCCGACCCCTAGTCTCCCAGACTAGTGCGCTAACCGGGCTGCGCCACGCTCCGAACGTCGTTCCATTAGCTAGGATCGGCGCGATGCGCAAGGCGAGGTCGCAGCATTTTGGCGTCCCCGCCCACAGCCCCGGAACTGCCCACGAAGCGATGAAAAGCGCGGCGGGTGGCTGCCGTGGGAAGCCAGCGCATCAAAATGTCGAAAACAACCCCATGCACAGTAGCGATGCCATTGCCGGATGATGCTTTTCCGATGCCGATTGATGTTTTTCCGAATTCTGGTTGACCCGTCGGGCAAAACAGTGGCATGATGTCATCCTGCCAGCCGCATCACCCCGCTATCCCAGCTCCGATCCCAGCGCCTGCTAGAGCAGCTTCCGGCTCGGCTCGCAGCGATTGACTCGCGCCGATGACGATCTTCGCAGGCACGCGCGACCTGCTTTACCCCGATAGCGTCGATCTTGCGGAGCGGGCGCGGGCGGTGGGCGTGCCGGTCGAGCTGCATCTGTCGCGAGACCAGCCGCACAATTATGCGCTGATGCCGACGCCGGAGGGGCGGCGCGCGCGTGCGCTGATCATGCGTGCGATAGCTTGAGAGGGCGTCGGCGCAGCGACTGTCAGCCGACGAGGGCCACGGTCGCGTGAGAAAACGCCGCTACGTTCGGCAAACTCATGAACCCCGGCTTGGCAAAATAATAGCCCTGGAAGAGATCGATCCCGGCTGCCCGGAGCACGGTGAGTTCGGCTTCGCTTTCCACGCCTTCGGCGAGGACCTTGATATCAAGTTCGCGCGCCATCGAAGCTATGCCGGCAACGATAACCTGCTTCGAGCGGCTCAAGTGGATGTCGCGCAAAAGCTCCATGTCGACCTTGATGAGGTCGGGCTGGAGCCTCGCCAGCAGACTGAGCCCGGCATAGCCGGCGCCGAAATCGTCGAGCGCGGTGAGAAATCCGAGCTTCTTGTAGGCCTGCACGATGCGCTCGACGTGCGCAGGGTCAGCCATGCGTTCGTTCTCGGTGAACTCGAACATGAGGTTCGCGGCCGGGAAGTTCGACCGGCGTGCCGCCGCGAGGGATTTCTGGATGCACGCCTGTGGCTCGTAGACCGCATTGGGCATGAAGTTGATGGACAGCCGGGCTTGCGGATCGTCAAACAGCTGTCCGGCTGTTTCAATCGCCATGACCCTGGCAGCCTGGTCGAAGCGATAAAGTTGATCCTCAGTCAGTTGGCTCAGGACGCTGTGTGCACTTTCGCCATTCGGACCGCGCACCAATGCTTCATAGCCCCAGACACGCTGCTCGTTCATTGCGACGATCGGTTGATACGCCATCTTGAAGTCGAACGGCAGTCCTTCGCCGTCACCGCACCCCTTGCAGACCGCTGCCATCGATCTCTCCTTCGTCGAGGCGGCACGATAGGTGCGAGTGATTAACGATCGGTGCGACTACGTTCGCGGCGCTCCAACCAACAATTGTTGGTCTTGGAATCCGTCTTGGTTCCCGCCGGAAGGCGTGTGTCTATCCCTTCGGCGGCTTTCGACATGGTGGAACGAGCCGGCGCTGAGGTCGACGTGGGAGGGGCTGCGCGCGCAATGATTATCTGCGCGGTGGCGCGGCGGGAGATGTGATCGTAGTCACGGAGCGCATGGCCTCAATCAGGCGGCGCTGTTCGGAGAGCCTACAACGGAGGGACAAGGCGGCCCCCGGGCGTTTCCTCAGATCAGTAGTTTTGCGGGGCCGCTTACGCGTGGCCCTTGATCTCGTAGTGACCCGGCACGCATTTGTAGCGCTCGAGGCGCCAGTTGGCGTGATAGATCGGATGCTCGCCCATCCATTTCGCAAGCGGTGCCTGTGCGCCGACCGCACACTGCATCATCGAAATCTCGGGCGTCATGTTGCTGTCGGTCACGATTTCCTCGACGCAACTGCCTGAGCTGGCTGCGCTTAGCCGGCAGAGCACGGCAACGACGGTCACGAACATTCCAGTCACCTCATTGGTAGTTTCTGACCACGAAGAAGATGCAAGCGGAGTGCCAGAGTCTGTGACGCGAACAACACGCCGTCCTATCCGAATCGGCCCGGCGTCCAATCCCATTTGACGATTCGGATTGTAAAAAAATTGCCCCTAAACCGAAGCCGGGCAACTACGGGGAACTCCCAGGAAATCACGGGCAACGAGCGCAGAGATGAGCAATGTGGGGGGCTGCGCCGCGCGAACGGCCCCTTCACAACGCCTGCGCAGCCGATACGCTCGCTAACGTGCGGATACTCGTCAAAAGAGCGGGACCGCCGCAGGACCAAAGGAAACGCGAGGGCAGACCATGAAGATACGACCGACCGGCGTGATCCCGCCGATGACGACGCCGTTCCGGAAAGACGGCGAGATTGATTACAAGCTCGTGGCGCCCCAGGTCGACTGGATGATCGGTGCGGGCGCGCACGGTGTCGCCGCCGGCGGCTCAACCGGCGAGGGCCACACGCTCGATCACGCGGAATACCGCGACCTGATGGCGGCGACGGTGGAGGCGGTGAACGGGCGCATCCCCGTCATCGCCGGCATCATCGTGGACTCCACGCGCGATGCGATCCGCCGCGGCAGGCTGGTGCGCGACATGAACGTCGCGGCGCTCCAGGTCACGCCGGTGCACTATCTGTTCAAGCCGGACGACGAGGCGATGGTGGCGCATTTCCGCGCGATGGCCGATGAGACCGGCATGCCCATCATCATCTACAACGTGGTGCCGTGGTCGTATCTGTCGCCGGCGCTGCTGACGCGGATCATGACCGAGGTGCCGCTGGTGGTCGGCGTCAAGCAGAGCGCGGGCGATCTCAAGCTGTTCGCCGACCTCATGATGATGGCGCCGGACAAGCTGATCTACAGCGCCGTCGATGCGCTGATGTATCCGTCCTACACGCTCGGCGCCCATGGCTCGATCGCCGCGATCCTGACCGCGGCGCCGCATGCGTCCGTTGCGCTGTGGGATGCGGTGAAGGCGGGCGATCATCCGCGCGCGCTCGAGCTGCACAAGAAGCTGCTGACGCTGTGGAACGCGATCATTGCCGACAATCTGCCGGCCTGCACGCGCTACGCCCAGACGCTCCAGGGCTTGCCGAAGACGTATCCGCGCGCGCCGATGCCGGAGGCATCACCCGCGCAGCAGGCCGCAACCCGCAAGGCGCTGGAAGCGCTCGGTGCCTTGAGCGGACACCGCGTCGAAGCGGCGGAATAGTCCGCGCGCCGAAATAACCGATGTCGAACGCAGCGCCGATCCGCTTTTACCTGCGGATGCGGCGCTGCTACATTTTGCGCGTGCTCGCGCCAGCGGCGCCAGCTCTGAAGAAACATACCGACAAGGGGAGGGGCCGAAAGTCCCATGAAGGATTTTGCAGGAAAGATCGCCGTCATCACCGGCGGCGGCACGGGAATGGGCCGCGAGCTCGCACGGCAGCTCGTTGCCGAGGGTTGCAACGTCGCGATGTGCGACGTCTCGGAGGCCGCGATGGCCGAGACCAAGCGGCTCTGCGAGGTCGAGAAGCTGCCGCAGGGTCTGCGCGTCACGACCCATGTCGCCGACGTCTCGATCGAGGATCACCTCAAGCGCTTCCGCGACGAGCTTGCCGAGCAGCAGAAGACCGACAGGATCCATCTGTTGTTCAACAATGCCGGCATCGGCGGCGGCGGCAGCCTGTTCACCAACACGCGCGAGCAGTGGGAGCGCACCTTCAACATCTGCTGGGGCGGCGTCTATCTCGGCGTGTGCACCTTCCTGCCGATGCTGGTGGCGGCCGACGAGGCTCACATCGTCAACACGGCCAGCGTCAACGGCTTCTGGGCCTCGATCGGCATGGGGCAGGCGCACACCGCCTACAGCTCGGCCAAGTTCGCGGTGAAGGGATTTACCGAAGCGCTGATCAACGACCTCCGCCTGCACGCGCCGCATGTCAAATGCTCGGTGGTGATGCCAGGGCACATCGGCACCTCGATCGTCTCGAATTCGCGCAAGGTGCAGAGTGCCGACGGATCGGAGCGCCTCAATGCCGACGAGTGCGCGCTGACCCGCAAGCGCATGGTCGCGGCCGGCGTGCCGGATGCCGACAAGATGTCGGACGAGGACATCCAGGCGGTGTTCGCCGAGCGCGCCCGCAGCTTCCTGGAGGATGCGCCGACCACCGCGGCGCAGGCCGCGAAGATCATCCTCGACGGCGTGAAGGCCGAGCGCTGGCGCATTCTCGTCGGCGAGGACGCCAAGCGCCTCGACGAGCGCGTTCGTGCTACGCCGGAGCAGGCCTATGACCGTTCCTTCTACGAAAGTTTTACGCAGGAGGTCGGCTGGCGACTCGGTTGAGCCGGTTTGGCTGAATCGGCTTGGCTGAGGCTGTCAATAACAGCGCGCTGACATAGGTATGACGATCATCATGGCAAGAGGCGGAGCGGTATTTTTGCGTGCCACCTCTTGCCAGTCTTCAAGGCCTTATGACGAATTGGAATGTCACGCATGCGACATCACCAGCGCTCCAGCATTGTTCAAGCGATGGTGATGTCAAACGGGTCTCATTCGGCGCACGGTCGCTTGGTTGGCGAACTGAAATAGTTTAGTCAGTCAGTGGTAACGCCATCATAAAGCGTAGCCCCGATGATACCCGCATGCCTCTCCGACGACTGGACCCTTTGCCCGGAGAGAGAGGATATCTCCGCTGAGTTCACGCGGCTCCTCACCGCGGCCCAGGAGGGCGGCGCCACGATCGCAGAATGCCTGATGATCGCGCGGCAGCTCAAGCGCGGCGACGAGCATTCCTGGCACCGTGAGTGGAAGAAGCTGGCGCGCGCCAACCGGCAGCGCGCCGAGGCGGCGTTCGCGGAGGGCCATATGGCGACCGCGCAGCGCAACTGGCTGCGGGCGATGAACTACTACGGCGCGGCCGCGATGCCGCTCGACCAGGCCGACGAGCGCCGCTGGGTCGCGGTGCTGGCGATGCAGGAATGCGCCCGCCGCTTCCTGTCCGCGCGCGATCCGGCCGGCGATGTCGTCACGATTCCCTGGTCCGACGACGGACACGCCCTGCAAGGCTATTTCCTGCCCGCGCCTTCGGCGAGCAGGCGGGCTCCGACCGTGATCTGCATCGGCGAGCCAGGGCATCGCAAGGAGGAGTTCCTGTTCAAGCTCGCGCCGCATGCGCGCGAGCGCGGTTTGTCGATGCTGGCGCTGGACCTGCTCGGCGACCAGCGCGACGATTATACCGACACGCTGCTGCAGCGCCGCGATCTCGAGAGCTCGATCGGCAGCGTCATGGATTACCTGGAAACGCGCGACGACGTCGATTTCAATCGCATCGGGATCGTCGCGGACGGGTGGGGCTCCTCCTTCGTCGCACGTGCGGTTTTGCAGGAGCCGCGGCTCGCCGCAGCGGTCTGCGACGGCGGCCTCTGGGACCTGCATGAGCGGTCCTTCTTCGCCAGCCGCTTTGCCATGAGCGACCTCAGCATCGTCCCGGTGCCGTCGGCGCCGCTGATGGCCTCGAGTGTCGACTGTCCGGTGCTGATCACCCTCGGCGAGGACGGCTGGCTCAAGGCCGACCGGGCGCGCCAGATCGTGCAGAAGTCGCGGCCCGGCAGCTCGGATATCGTGCTGAAGGTGTTCACCGCGGCGGAGACCGGCGCGGCGCAGGCTCACGCGGACAATCCGAGTCTTGCCAACGAATACATCTTCGACTGGCTGGAATCGCAGCTGGGCGGCATGGGGCGGCGGAGCTGAGCGCCGCCTGCGGCTTTAGTAGTCCAGGGATATCCTGACGCAGGCTTTTTCGAGCCGGGTCTTCAGCGTCGCGAGCTTGGTGGTGAATTCCGCGAGCTCTTCCTCGTCGAACTCCTGGAAGACGAATTCGCGAATCGACTTGTACTGTTCGTTGAGGCTCGCGATGTGCTTCTGGGTCTTGTCGGCCAGCGACAGGCGGACCACGCGGGCGTCGGTCGGCGAGGGCCGCCGGCGCAGCAGGGCCTTCTTCTCCAGCAGCTTGGACTGGGTGGTGACGAAGGACGGATCGACGTGGAGCAGCTTGGAGACCACGTTGACGGGCACGCCGTCATCCTTGTCGAGGTCGGAAATCGCCATCAGGATCAGCCATTGCGGACCGCTGATGCCCAGCGTCCTCGCCCAGAACTGGCGCAGCTCCTCCAGATGCATGTTGATCGACGATATCTCCCAGGTGAAACGCCTGATGATATCCAGATTGCCGATGGAGCGGAGGCGCGCCCCTTCTTTCCTCGTCGCTGACACAGCGTCACTCCCGTCAACAGATTCATTCCGGCCGGCGTCGTGCAAGGTCATAGTCCACGCAAGTCTGCTCTGACGCAAGTGCAGAGCAGGGTAATTTTGTCACTAAAACTACAAAGATGATTTGCTCAGCATACTGCCCCGACTCGCAGTGTTGCGCGGGGGGCACAGCTTTAGTGAAACCACATAACTGACCTAATAAACTATTTTGATTAGCGGAACGGCGCAGGCATATTGCTCGTGACGGTGGGGGGTTCTCGATCGTCCCGTTGCAGGTGGTTCGCTCACGTCCCTCGCGTCCAAGCGGGTGTGTCCGAAAGCGCACAGCGGCCGAGCGGATTTGAAGAGACGGGGATCTGGGGGGCCTCACGGTCCAGTCTCCGCAAAATGAGCAACTTGGAGGTTTTAAATGAAAGTGGTGAAGAGCCTTTTGCTCGGCACTGCGGCGGGTCTGATCGCCGTCGGTGGAGCCCAGGCGGCCGATCTTCCGGTCAAGGCCAAGGCGGTCGAGTACGTCAAGATCTGCACGCTGTATGGCGCGGGCTTCTACTACATCCCGGGCAGCGACACCTGCATCAAGCTTGGCGGCTATCTGCGTGCTGAAGTCGCGCTCAATGCCGGCGGCAACTACAGCGCCCAGTACAACGGCGTGTTCGCGGCCAACAACCGCCTGACGAATTACTACTCGATGCGCGCTCGTGAAGATCTCAACATCGACACGCGCACCGCGACCGAGTACGGCGTCGTCCGCACCTACTTCGACGCGGTCTTCACCTGG harbors:
- a CDS encoding SDR family NAD(P)-dependent oxidoreductase → MKDFAGKIAVITGGGTGMGRELARQLVAEGCNVAMCDVSEAAMAETKRLCEVEKLPQGLRVTTHVADVSIEDHLKRFRDELAEQQKTDRIHLLFNNAGIGGGGSLFTNTREQWERTFNICWGGVYLGVCTFLPMLVAADEAHIVNTASVNGFWASIGMGQAHTAYSSAKFAVKGFTEALINDLRLHAPHVKCSVVMPGHIGTSIVSNSRKVQSADGSERLNADECALTRKRMVAAGVPDADKMSDEDIQAVFAERARSFLEDAPTTAAQAAKIILDGVKAERWRILVGEDAKRLDERVRATPEQAYDRSFYESFTQEVGWRLG
- a CDS encoding ubiquinol-cytochrome C chaperone family protein is translated as MVWPFNHFRKPRQAPRGTIEAIYGMIVTQAREPIFYRDLGVPDTVNGRFDLLLLHLWLLLRRLRTAQGATELSQALFDRFCEDMDDNLREMGVGDQTVPKRMRAFGEAFYGRMQAYDQAAESGSEALASAICRNILNGDGLDQARQLAAYARATEADLGRADEAALLSASFRFPPALTEDMTR
- a CDS encoding integration host factor subunit alpha, producing MTDQSKTVTRVDLCEAVYQKVGLSRTESSAFVELVLKEITDCLEKGETVKLSSFGSFMVRKKGQRIGRNPKTGTEVPISPRRVMVFKPSAILKQRINGQHRANGDATKAQPEA
- a CDS encoding outer membrane protein assembly factor BamE produces the protein MTITNQISRRADKLRGFQARWRGLRLFAAMAAVGVALAGCTGEQFQKGYILPPGALEQIPIGASQDQVLIVMGTPSTVATLDGEVFYYISQRSERVVAFMNQKVVDQRVIAVYFDKNRRVRRLANYGLQDGKIFDFISRTTATSGQEMSYLAPLFKLLSFN
- a CDS encoding beta-ketoacyl-ACP synthase III translates to MTQIRSVVLGCGSYLPEQVVTNAQLAARIDTSDEWIVQRTGIRERHIAAEGEFTSHLAIKAAQAALTDAGLDAQSIDLIVLATSTPDNTFPATAVAVQHGLGINHGAAFDLQAVCSGFVFALATADNFLRTGAFKRALVIGAETFSRILDWNDRGTCVLFGDGAGAVVLEAQEQPGNAATDRGVVTTHLRSDGRHKAKLFVDGGPSSTQTVGHLRMEGREVFKHAVGMITDVIVDAFEATGLNADSIDWFVPHQANKRIIDASAHKLHIAPEKVVLTVDRHGNTSAASIPLALSVARKDGRIKRGDAVLMEAMGGGFTWGSALVRW
- a CDS encoding EAL domain-containing protein, which codes for MAAVCKGCGDGEGLPFDFKMAYQPIVAMNEQRVWGYEALVRGPNGESAHSVLSQLTEDQLYRFDQAARVMAIETAGQLFDDPQARLSINFMPNAVYEPQACIQKSLAAARRSNFPAANLMFEFTENERMADPAHVERIVQAYKKLGFLTALDDFGAGYAGLSLLARLQPDLIKVDMELLRDIHLSRSKQVIVAGIASMARELDIKVLAEGVESEAELTVLRAAGIDLFQGYYFAKPGFMSLPNVAAFSHATVALVG
- a CDS encoding YceD family protein, with product MSRPNAESVPDPWRSPVSVVQIPDTGLHRKLKASADELQAIAEVGGLREVLSAEAAFDVVPRSGGRFEVTGHVRARIGQTCVVTLDPIESEIDEKVDLVFAPEAEVRKMSDLIEEGEDGAEPPEVVDPPEAIRNGIIDLGRIATDALFLAVNPYPRKEGAVFEAEVIAPDPEDHPFAALKALQDSKKGK
- a CDS encoding MerR family transcriptional regulator, which codes for MDKAPDAFRTISEVAQELDIPQHVLRFWETRFSQIKPMKRSGGRRYYRPDDVDLLKGIRRLLYGEGYTIRGVQRILKEHGVKSVQGLADSSAAVSFGAIEDAIGASLMEPEEESPIKGVTEADEDDYQGDEEEGIDFRFTEVDDEDILTTFRKGGTPAAPAGPSALDRERLARALADLVACREMLDQALGEG
- the plsX gene encoding phosphate acyltransferase PlsX, with the protein product MPSKVRIALDAMGGDSGAAVVIPGAAISLGRHRDTEFLLVGDRAKIEPELDRHPQLKAVSKIIHTDVAVSGSDKPSQALRRGRRTSSMWLAIDAVKQGEADVAVSAGNTGALMAMSRFHLRTLKGIDRPAITGIWPTKRGESVVLDLGATIGGDAHHLVSLAVMGAAMASVLFDKKRPTVGLLNIGAEEIKGHEEIREASEILRARNLPELDYVGFIEGDGIGKGLADVIVTEGFSGNIALKAAEGTARQMAELLRNEIQRSWLSRLGYVFARSAFQALRNKMDPSKSNGGVFLGLNGLVVKSHGGTSAEGFAYAIDVGYEMAHYDLLNKINQMLNREGGALNFVQPAPEDVS
- a CDS encoding dihydrodipicolinate synthase family protein — its product is MKIRPTGVIPPMTTPFRKDGEIDYKLVAPQVDWMIGAGAHGVAAGGSTGEGHTLDHAEYRDLMAATVEAVNGRIPVIAGIIVDSTRDAIRRGRLVRDMNVAALQVTPVHYLFKPDDEAMVAHFRAMADETGMPIIIYNVVPWSYLSPALLTRIMTEVPLVVGVKQSAGDLKLFADLMMMAPDKLIYSAVDALMYPSYTLGAHGSIAAILTAAPHASVALWDAVKAGDHPRALELHKKLLTLWNAIIADNLPACTRYAQTLQGLPKTYPRAPMPEASPAQQAATRKALEALGALSGHRVEAAE
- a CDS encoding alpha/beta hydrolase, which codes for MTIFAGTRDLLYPDSVDLAERARAVGVPVELHLSRDQPHNYALMPTPEGRRARALIMRAIA